A window of the Streptomyces griseochromogenes genome harbors these coding sequences:
- a CDS encoding GntR family transcriptional regulator, which translates to MELDRTRPLWRQIAAEIIRRIEDGTYPPGSRVPSTLEIAQQFDVVNATAAKAMRHVREQGWTRGEVGLGTFVVDPLPPSPETPTSPA; encoded by the coding sequence ATGGAGCTTGATCGCACGCGCCCGCTATGGCGCCAGATTGCAGCGGAGATCATCCGGCGCATCGAGGACGGCACATATCCCCCGGGAAGCCGCGTGCCATCCACTCTCGAAATCGCCCAGCAGTTCGATGTCGTGAACGCGACGGCCGCGAAAGCCATGCGGCATGTACGGGAACAGGGCTGGACGCGGGGCGAAGTCGGACTGGGGACCTTCGTAGTCGACCCTCTTCCGCCCTCCCCCGAAACCCCTACCTCCCCCGCCTAG